The stretch of DNA AAGTTATGATATACGGCCGCCGGCGCTGGAATTAAGCGACCCGCGCCATCCTGCCAATGACGCGCTTTATAAAGACCTTGACCCGGCATTATTACCTTCAACAGAGTGCCTTAAAGACACGGTTGCAAGGGTTGTGCCTTACTTTGAGAAAAATATCGCGCCCCGCGTAAAATCAGAAAGGACAGTTATAATATCGGCGCACGGCAATTCCCTGCGCGCGCTGGTAAAATATTTCGATAATATCCCGGATGAGGAAATAACAGAGGTTAATATACCAACAGGCATACCTTTAATTTATGAAATGGATGACAATTTAAAGGCTGTAAATCATTATTATCTTGGCGATCCCGAAGAGATAAAAAAGGCGATAGAAAAAGTGGAAAATCAGGGGAAGAAGAAATAGAGGGACGGGTAGATGCTTGGAAGTTTGGATGCT from Candidatus Goldiibacteriota bacterium encodes:
- the gpmA gene encoding 2,3-diphosphoglycerate-dependent phosphoglycerate mutase — encoded protein: MYKLILLRHGESQWNKENRFTGWTDVDLSEKGVSEAHAAAGALKKAGLSFGIAFTSRLIRALKTLSIVMDDMDIKLIKIVKAWELNERHYGALQGLNKAEMAQKFGEEQVKIWRRSYDIRPPALELSDPRHPANDALYKDLDPALLPSTECLKDTVARVVPYFEKNIAPRVKSERTVIISAHGNSLRALVKYFDNIPDEEITEVNIPTGIPLIYEMDDNLKAVNHYYLGDPEEIKKAIEKVENQGKKK